In the Desulfitobacterium hafniense DCB-2 genome, TCCTTCGTCGAACTCAGCCCAGATTTGAATACATGACGTTTTCGCTATTCGGATTTCCTATGACATCACCTCCATCATTGCTTCTAACACTGCCCACGGATAGCGAGAAAGAAATAAGCTTTATCAATGGACAATGCCTCTGTTACTTCTTATTTTAGCTTCTTTGCGCATAATGCACATCCGTATTAATAGCAGGGTTTTACAACTTATTTTCCAGGAATTTATACCTGGTTTAATCTGGTATTTATTACAGGTAAACTCTCGCTTCATACGGCTCTTCCTATCTTCATCGTTGGTCTGTAACCCCGCATAGGTCCAGTGATGAAAAGGTCTGGGGTACGCCATGCAATACTCTTCAGCAATACCCAAGCCTGACTCATACTGCGGTGCACACTTTTGTATTTGCTCCCGCATCATCTGACTAACATCGCATTTACATAAAACAAACTCTGGCTCAATTCACTTTTTCAGTAGCATCCGAAATATCCCGCCCATCCACGAATAATAGGATTAAGCCTTGCTGCCACTGCTTCAATACCCCAGGAAGGTGTTTCTCATGGCTTTCTGTCAGATATTCCAATATGAAGGTCGACAGTGCGCTTGGTAATTCCCAGACTTTGAGTTATCTCTTTACTGCGTAACTGATAACAACCAATTTGACCGGGCAGGAGACTTTCCCCCGAGCACATCATAAGTGATTTTTTGCGGGATAAGGTACAATAAATTTCACAAATAAAAAAATGAGTGTCTATAAATAAAGACATATATACACTTAAACGAAGGCGTAATAAAGCAAGAATTAAAAGAGTTGATACACCACAGTGTGGAAGAAACCCTGAACAGCTTGCTGGATCAGGAAGCCGCCGCGTTGCTCGATGCCGAGAAGTACGAGCGTTCAGAAGACCGAAAAGGCTATCGGTCTGGACATTAACGGAACCTGGTAACAACTTCCGGAGAGGTCAAGCTTAAGGTTCCCAAGCTGAAGGGTAGCCTTTGAAACAGCCATCATTGAACGCTATAAGTGGCGGGAAAGCTCTGTCGAAGAAGCGCTCATTGAAATGTATTTAGCCGGTGTCTCCGTGCGCCGGGTAGAGGACATCACAGAAGCCCTATGGGGAACCAAAGTATCCGCCGGAACCGTCATCAACTGAACAAGAAAGTTTATGGGCACATTGACACCTGGCGTAACAAGCCTCTGCAAGGAAAGTATCCTTACGTTTACCTGGATGGAATCTATCTCAAACGCAACTGGGGTGGAGAATATGAAAGTGTCGTCATCCTGATCGCCATGGCCGTCAACAAAGACGGCTATCGCGAAGTCATCGGAGCCAGCGAAGGAATGAAGGAAGACAAAGCCAGCTGGAAAGACTTCATCCGAAGTCTAAAAGAACGAGTGTGGGTTAACCCACCCATCCTCTCTGGGGGAGACTTGACATGGGCCCCTTGCCGGATGCTTCCATGGGTCGTGGAATGGGGCTCAAAAGGTGGATTCCTTTGGGGTAAGCCCCATCCCCTATAGCCCCCTTAACCCGCGCGGTTGATGGATCTCAATTGTTTCCATGTGCCTTAAATGCGATTTGACTGTCGAACCCAAGAAAAAAGTTATCAATAATTTAATATTTAGATTAACGTGCCCAGGGCCATGTGAACGGGTTTAGCAACATGACCTCGGTCGCTGAGAAACATGAAAGCGTATTCTTGTATGGTTTTCCCTCCAATGTCTGAAAACCCTTTATAAATTTATAATAACACCCTAAAGCATCTTGCTGGATTTTTATTCAAAGAGGCTGTCCGAAATTGGTACGCGCGTACTTATTTCGGACAGCCCTTTTACTTCCGGCAAAGCAGCGAAGCAGTCCTCCCTACCCACGGAGGAATCTATCTGGGTGGCGGCAGCCCCCGTGAGAAAACAGAAGGTTGACATTTTTTACCCTTACTTTACTTTTAATTAATGATACAAGGGATACAAAATGTTTTAGCCATGATATTGTATTAATGTGGAAATGAAACTTTTTACTTCACTTTTTCGTTTTACAAACAGCAGAAGATTAACATATTGATCCAAACCAGTTTAATAAGAATTAAGAAAGCGGAACGAGCCATATTAATATAAGGTAAGTGATTAAAACAGCGGGAGGCTGATGATGCAGAATAAGCTCTTAAATGTAAAAAACCTGCAAACTAAAGGTTCCGGCGCCGCTTTCCTGATTACCGGGGTTTTTCTGACTTTACTTGTGGCTTTCCTTTATTTTGACCGGAGCTCTGAGCTTTCGGCTGTCATCCAGAATTTAGGAGCGGCGGGAATGCTGCTCGCCGTTATGCTCATGGCTGTTTTCTGCCTGACCCCCATTCCTTCGGAAGGCCTGGTTGTAGTCTTCCTGAAGATCTATGGCATATACCTTGGGACATTTCTGGCCTGGCTGGGATGCAATCTGAGTACCTTGGTTATCTTTTTTGCAGCCAGGCATTACGGGCAGATCTTTTTTAAAAAGCTTCTGACTCCGGAGCGGTTTAAGCTGGTGGATAGCTGGGTTAACGATAAAGGAACCTGGGGTTTGTTTATCGCCCGGCTGCTGCCGCTCCCGGCTTTCATTGTCAATTACGCTGCCGGAATGATTCCGTCGATTAAATTGTGGCC is a window encoding:
- a CDS encoding group II intron maturase-specific domain-containing protein → MEAVAARLNPIIRGWAGYFGCY
- a CDS encoding TVP38/TMEM64 family protein → MMQNKLLNVKNLQTKGSGAAFLITGVFLTLLVAFLYFDRSSELSAVIQNLGAAGMLLAVMLMAVFCLTPIPSEGLVVVFLKIYGIYLGTFLAWLGCNLSTLVIFFAARHYGQIFFKKLLTPERFKLVDSWVNDKGTWGLFIARLLPLPAFIVNYAAGMIPSIKLWPYFWTAALAIIPYYVGTALVYLGITAKMWIWLVIGGAAILIFWSISYLLNRKSLKVG